A window of Polaribacter litorisediminis contains these coding sequences:
- a CDS encoding DUF5916 domain-containing protein — MKFLFTFLIFFIFLGANVGAQEMPENIIPKRIYTTKRLIKVPVIDGAILDDAWNAVEWSSDFTEKDPDEGTPPAYQTKFKVMYDAKYLYIAIRAFDAEPELIQQRLSRRDGFQGDRVNVIIDSYHDQRTAFVFTTTAAGVKGEELASQNGSNWDDSYNPIWYTNAKVDDKGWTAEMKIPFSQLRFGKAEEQIWGFNVNRTIFRFQERSLWQRIPNTQTGFISEAGELHGLKNLVPQKQLEIQPFTVLQQDIYPKEIGNPFKTGSDFSLNAGLDAKIGITNDLTLDLTINPDFGQVEADPGAIALDGFQIFFREQRPFFVENFNIFDFEFANGRDNLFYSRRIGRNPHRYATLNPGEFADVPQNSTILGAAKFSGKTRNGWSIGVLESVTANEYATIRQTDGTEREEIVEPMTNYFVARAQKDFNDRNSFIGGIFTATNRNLNGNFNEMRTAGYTAGADFQHNWKDREYYIEGNTIFSHVLGSTEAITATQQTLRHNFQRTDATHVSVDENKTSLTGTGGRVEIGKNGGGNWRYNGGVIWRSPELELNDVGFLRRTDEIIQFGNLRYLWQVPTDIYRNINLSLEQSSDYDFGGNLNGMQFEAQGRISYINNWSTNSGFGLSINSYDNFFLRGGPRWRMPDTSFLYFFLNSDNSKLFSFTLGYTNRRSSENVVGRDRFVIRTNYQPTDAFSMSFNIEYANLFDRTQYVTESSGIEVNNDTRYILGRIKNQTLTTTLRLNYSFTPDISLQFYGQPFISKGQYTDLNYVLNPLGESINDRISVYNEQQISFENDVYTIDENTNGITDYSFSNPDFSFVQLQTNLVARWEYIPGSELFLVWARGSSGSAEVSDDLVDSVSDQVFRAPANDTFLVKFTYRFAR; from the coding sequence ATGAAATTCCTCTTTACTTTCTTAATCTTTTTTATCTTTTTAGGTGCAAATGTAGGTGCACAAGAAATGCCAGAAAACATAATTCCAAAAAGAATTTATACAACAAAAAGATTGATAAAAGTTCCGGTTATAGATGGTGCTATTTTGGATGATGCTTGGAATGCGGTAGAATGGTCGTCAGATTTTACTGAAAAAGATCCTGATGAAGGAACCCCGCCTGCATATCAAACGAAGTTTAAAGTGATGTATGATGCAAAATATTTGTATATCGCCATAAGAGCTTTTGATGCGGAACCAGAATTAATTCAACAGCGTTTAAGTAGAAGAGATGGTTTTCAAGGAGATCGTGTAAATGTGATCATAGATAGTTATCATGATCAAAGAACTGCGTTTGTTTTTACCACAACCGCCGCAGGTGTAAAAGGAGAGGAGTTGGCTTCTCAAAATGGAAGTAATTGGGATGATAGTTACAACCCTATTTGGTACACCAATGCAAAGGTAGATGATAAAGGTTGGACAGCAGAAATGAAAATACCTTTTAGTCAGTTAAGATTCGGAAAAGCAGAAGAGCAAATCTGGGGATTTAACGTGAATAGAACTATTTTTAGATTTCAAGAACGTTCTCTTTGGCAAAGAATTCCAAACACGCAAACTGGCTTTATAAGTGAAGCAGGAGAGTTACACGGATTGAAAAATTTAGTTCCGCAAAAGCAATTAGAAATTCAGCCTTTTACAGTTTTACAACAAGATATATATCCTAAAGAAATTGGCAACCCTTTTAAAACAGGAAGTGATTTTTCTTTAAACGCTGGTTTAGATGCAAAAATCGGAATTACCAATGATTTAACGTTAGATTTAACCATCAATCCAGATTTTGGTCAAGTAGAAGCAGATCCAGGAGCAATTGCTTTAGACGGATTTCAGATTTTCTTTAGAGAACAACGACCATTTTTTGTAGAGAATTTTAATATTTTTGATTTTGAATTTGCAAACGGTCGGGACAATCTTTTTTATAGCAGAAGAATTGGGCGAAATCCGCATAGATATGCCACTTTAAATCCTGGTGAATTTGCAGATGTTCCTCAAAATTCAACAATTTTAGGAGCTGCAAAATTTTCTGGTAAAACTAGAAATGGTTGGTCTATTGGTGTTTTAGAAAGTGTTACTGCTAATGAATATGCTACGATTAGACAAACTGACGGAACGGAAAGAGAGGAAATTGTAGAGCCTATGACCAATTATTTTGTGGCCAGAGCTCAAAAAGATTTTAATGATCGAAATTCATTTATTGGCGGAATTTTTACAGCAACCAATAGAAATTTAAATGGCAACTTTAATGAAATGCGCACAGCTGGATATACTGCCGGAGCAGATTTTCAGCACAATTGGAAAGATCGAGAATATTATATAGAGGGAAATACTATTTTTAGTCATGTTTTAGGAAGTACCGAGGCAATCACAGCAACTCAGCAAACTTTACGACATAATTTTCAAAGAACCGATGCCACACATGTTTCTGTTGATGAAAATAAAACGTCTTTAACAGGGACAGGAGGAAGAGTAGAGATCGGTAAAAATGGTGGAGGAAATTGGCGCTATAATGGTGGGGTAATTTGGCGTTCTCCAGAATTAGAATTAAATGATGTTGGTTTTTTAAGAAGAACCGATGAGATTATTCAGTTTGGAAACTTGAGGTATTTGTGGCAGGTTCCCACAGATATTTACAGAAATATAAATCTTAGTTTAGAACAAAGTAGTGACTACGATTTTGGAGGAAATTTAAATGGAATGCAGTTCGAGGCGCAAGGTCGAATTAGCTACATTAACAATTGGTCTACAAATTCTGGTTTTGGTTTAAGTATAAATTCTTACGATAATTTCTTTTTAAGGGGCGGTCCTAGATGGAGGATGCCAGATACTTCTTTTTTGTACTTTTTTCTGAATTCTGATAATAGCAAACTATTTAGTTTTACATTAGGATATACAAACAGACGTAGTTCTGAAAATGTTGTAGGTAGAGATCGTTTTGTAATTCGAACTAATTATCAACCAACAGATGCTTTTAGCATGTCTTTTAATATTGAGTATGCAAACCTCTTTGATAGAACACAATATGTTACAGAATCCTCTGGAATAGAAGTTAATAACGATACGAGATATATTTTAGGAAGAATTAAAAATCAAACTTTAACGACCACATTGCGCTTAAATTATAGTTTTACACCAGATATTTCTTTGCAGTTTTACGGTCAGCCGTTTATTAGTAAAGGTCAATATACAGATTTAAATTATGTTTTAAATCCTTTAGGTGAAAGTATAAATGATCGAATATCTGTTTATAACGAGCAACAAATAAGTTTTGAAAATGACGTTTATACGATTGATGAAAATACAAATGGAATCACAGATTATAGTTTTTCTAATCCAGATTTTTCATTTGTACAATTACAAACAAATTTAGTAGCAAGATGGGAATACATTCCAGGTTCAGAATTATTTTTAGTTTGGGCACGAGGTTCTTCTGGTAGTGCAGAAGTGAGTGATGATTTAGTTGATAGTGTTTCTGACCAAGTTTTTAGAGCGCCAGCAAATGATACGTTCCTTGTAAAATTTACGTATCGTTTTGCGCGGTAA
- the rplM gene encoding 50S ribosomal protein L13 — MNTLSYKTVSANSATVNKEWVLVDADGQTLGRLASKIAKLIRGKYKPNFTPHVDCGDNVVIINAEKIVLTGNKWRDKSYIRHTGYPGGQRSLTATEMFEKDPTRLIEKAVKGMLPKNILGSALYRNLYVYAGTEHKHAGQAPKAINLNDLK, encoded by the coding sequence ATGAACACATTAAGTTACAAAACAGTATCAGCAAACAGCGCTACCGTTAACAAGGAGTGGGTTTTAGTTGATGCGGACGGGCAAACGTTGGGTCGTCTAGCTTCTAAAATAGCAAAGCTAATTAGAGGTAAATACAAACCAAATTTTACTCCTCACGTAGATTGTGGAGATAACGTGGTTATCATCAACGCAGAAAAAATTGTTTTAACGGGTAACAAATGGAGAGACAAATCTTACATTCGTCACACAGGGTACCCAGGAGGACAAAGATCGCTAACGGCAACAGAAATGTTTGAGAAAGATCCTACAAGATTAATCGAAAAAGCAGTAAAAGGAATGTTACCTAAAAATATTTTAGGTTCAGCACTTTACAGAAACTTGTATGTTTATGCAGGTACAGAGCACAAACACGCAGGTCAAGCACCTAAAGCTATTAACCTTAACGATCTTAAATAA
- the rpsI gene encoding 30S ribosomal protein S9 — protein sequence MDIVHKIGRRKTAVARIYLSEGTGNITVNKKDYKSYFTTGTLQYKVQQPLMLTENLESYDIKVNVYGGGITGQAEAIRLAITRALVFIDADHRAVLKPEGLLTRDPRMVERKKFGQKKARKKFQFSKR from the coding sequence ATGGATATAGTACACAAAATCGGTAGAAGAAAAACAGCTGTTGCTCGTATCTATCTTTCGGAAGGAACAGGAAACATAACAGTAAATAAAAAAGACTACAAAAGCTATTTTACTACTGGAACTTTACAATATAAAGTGCAACAACCTTTAATGTTAACAGAAAACTTAGAGTCTTACGATATCAAAGTAAATGTTTACGGTGGTGGAATTACAGGTCAGGCAGAGGCTATTCGTTTAGCAATTACCAGAGCTTTAGTTTTTATTGATGCAGATCATAGAGCTGTATTAAAACCAGAAGGATTGTTAACACGTGATCCAAGAATGGTAGAACGTAAAAAATTCGGTCAGAAAAAAGCACGTAAAAAATTCCAATTCTCGAAACGTTAA